From one Plasmodium yoelii strain 17X genome assembly, chromosome: 12 genomic stretch:
- a CDS encoding filament assembling protein, putative, giving the protein MFDKKEDLINSKNNDEFLKKTYDNLSKYSRKSSENSFDKRENNSISCSYEKNNIEDTTVDNFLGINNYKSHSNFTKFHNNNNNKNNSANNIYYENLFKKKNKKNKLKKTYITHISDDIKSNQSSDISNTAESNIGSTTDSNIGSTISNSYSKRSLSRNIFINRNEETCIDINRNNSKEENKDIYNNTYKIDSHIDENKKEKKDLKTHDFNEVPSKSIYENNFKHSSNLRKNDISYYSGNNKISKNILDKNNKTNLKLNMSSVNRVNSMNSIKCMTRVSSINNVCSMKNIKNSHSEVIYDDDNIFYKTNKMCSERATKVGKKNNIGCSLKKRNNTNYNNNDDDDDDNTMFSEIPRKSFDINEKCINNNTKIKIKRLCEKIEGFEKEIKNEIMQKKTVEKEKIYVIREAINKLEKNLNSEIKKRIEHNKNIQTIFSSEISKVQEKIENVVNDKVNEIQNAIKVLNDKINTISGNIENEKIKCIQNLEKKNNHIAKEFSNLQASFQQDKINNKEKENNICKKLEEIEKKSENKIANEKKIRDSKYQEIISYIEEIKRENKGKNENFQNFVLEEISTIKNGLVMESQAREAADDDIVQAVNHYTKALQDSLRLINSN; this is encoded by the exons ATGTTTGATAAAAAGGAAGATTTAATTAATAGTAAGAATAACGacgaatttttaaaaaaaacatatgatAACTTATCAAAATACAGTAGAAAGAGTAGCGAAAATAGTTTTGATAAAAGAGAAAACAACAGCATATCTTGTTcatacgaaaaaaataatatcgaAGACACCACAGTGGATAATTTTTTaggaataaataattataaaagtCATAGTAATTTTACCAAATTtcataacaataataataataaaaacaacagtgctaacaatatatattatgaaaatttatttaaaaaaaaaaataaaaaaaataaattaaaaaaaacatacatAACACATATTAGTGATGATATTAAAAGTAACCAAAGTAGTGATATAAGCAATACAGCAGAAAGTAATATAGGTAGTACTACAGATAGTAATATTGGAAGTACCATTAGCAATAGCTATTCAAAAAGAAGCTTAagtagaaatatatttataaataggAATGAAGAAACATGTATAGATATAAATAGAAATAATTCAAAAGAAGAGAATAaagatatttataataatacatataaaatagaTAGTCATATAGacgaaaataaaaaggaaaaaaaagatCTTAAAACACATGACTTTAACGAAGTTCCTTCAAAaagtatatatgaaaataattttaagcATTCATcaaatttaagaaaaaacGATATATCCTATTACagtggaaataataaaatatcaaaaaatattttagacaaaaacaataaaactaatttaaaattaaacatGAGTAGTGTAAATCGAGTAAATAGTATGAACAGTATTAAATGCATGACTAGGGTCAGCAGTATAAATAATGTTTGTagtatgaaaaatataaaaaatagccATAGCGAAGTTATATATGATGAtgataacattttttataaaacaaacaaaatgtGTAGTGAAAGAGCTACTAAagttggaaaaaaaaataatatcggttgtagtttaaaaaaaagaaacaatacaaattataataataatgatgatgatgatgatgataacaCAATGTTTAGTGAAATTCCTAGAAAATCATttgatataaatgaaaaatgtataaacaataatacaaaaataaaaataaaaagactTTGTGAAAAAATTGAAGGATTTGAAAAAgagataaaaaatgaaataatgcaaaaaaaaacagttgaaaaggaaaaaatatatgtaattagAGAAGcaattaataaattagaaaaaaatttaaatagtgaaattaaaaaaagaattgaACATAATAAGAATATTCAAACTATTTTTTCATCAGAAATCTCAAAAGTTCaagaaaaaattgaaaatgttgTTAATGATAAAGTTAATGAAATTCAAAATGCTATAAAAGTATTAAACGATAAAATCAATACTATAAGTGGgaatatagaaaatgaaaaaattaaatgtatACAAAatcttgaaaaaaaaaataatcatataGCAAAAGAATTTTCAAATTTACAAGCCTCTTTTCAACaagacaaaataaataacaaagaaaaggaaaataatatttgtaaaaaGTTAgaagaaattgaaaaaaaatccGAAAATAAAATCGCTAATGAAAAG AAAATTAGAGATAGCAAATATCAAGAAATAATATCATATATTGAAGAAATTAAACGAGaaaataaaggaaaaaatgaaaattttcaaaattttgtaCTCGAAGAAATATCAACTATAAAAAATGGTTTGGTAATGGAATCGCAAGCACGAGAAGCTGCTGATGATGATATTGTACAAGCAGTTAATCATTACACTAAAGCATTACAAGATTCGCTTAGACTtattaattcaaattaa